A stretch of Brachyhypopomus gauderio isolate BG-103 chromosome 3, BGAUD_0.2, whole genome shotgun sequence DNA encodes these proteins:
- the faima gene encoding fas apoptotic inhibitory molecule a, whose product MSADRERERDRVGVWEVALSDGVHTVEFEHGTTTGKRVVYVDGKEILRRDWMFKLVGKESFNVGSTNTKASINIEAVSGFAYQYTLEINGRSLKTYMENRSKVTSTWLLNLDGVDCRVVLEKDTMDIWCNGQKMETAGEFVDDGTETHFTLGDHDCCIRAVSSGRRREGIIHTLMVDATQIAEAAE is encoded by the exons ATGTCCGCGGACCGGGAGCGGGAGCGGGACCGGGtcggggtgtgggaggtggcgCTGAGCGACGGCGTGCACACCGTGGAGTTTGAGCACGGCACAACCACCGGGAAACGGGTGGTGTACGTGGACGGGAAG GAAATCTTGAGAAGAGACTGGATGTTCAAACTGGTGGGGAAGGAGAGCTTTAACGTGGGCAGCACCAACACGAAGGCCAGCATCAACATCGAGGCCGTGAGCGGCTTCGCCTACCAGTACACCCTGGAGATCAACGGCAGGAGCCTGAAGACCTACATGGAGAACCGGTCCAAGGTGACCAGCACCTGGCTGCTGAACCTGGACGGCGTAGActgcagggtggtgttgg aGAAAGACACCATGGACATTTGGTGTAACGGACAGAAAATGGAGACAGCT GGGGAGTTTGTGGATGACGGCACAGAGACACACTTCACGCTGGGCGATCACGACTGCTGCATCAGGGCCGTGAGCAGCGGGCGGAGGAGGGAGGGTATCATTCACACACTCATGGTAGACGCCACACAAATAGCAGAGGCTGCCGAATAA
- the ndufa10 gene encoding NADH dehydrogenase [ubiquinone] 1 alpha subcomplex subunit 10, mitochondrial codes for MALRFVRLFRPGAAAFNAGTGAHTAGFHTSRAAHLRYGWLAFMLGERTTPRFTENSKIFCVEGNLASGKGALAQSLADRLGMLYMPEVDVHYLDKMTKESVPLDKAYNGNCSLEKFYMDPKAKDGNSYRLQSWLYIMRLLQYSDAMEHLLATGQGVILERSPFSDGVFLEAMFSQGYIRAACVEHYEEIKNISLCEFLPPHLIIYVDNPVEEVQKNLKASGKSYLQNVPLSYLQSIETAYKKTFLPKIRVDSEVISYNARETQDVEKIAEDIKFLKFNKGPWLEQDDVTFHHKRVLVEDKRRVANLTCIARYLPEITIGAHDFDKNYYSFRSLPGKNYAEGFNADVGDKGIWLK; via the exons ATGGCGCTGCGGTTCGTTCGGCTGTTCCGGCCCGGCGCGGCGGCGTTTAACGCGGGGACCGGTGCACACACG GCCGGGTTCCACACCAGCAGGGCTGCACACCTGCGCTACGGCTGGCTGGCCTTCATGCTGGGCGAGAGGACCACCCCCCGATTCACAGAGAACAGCAAGATCTTCTGTGTGGAGGGGAACCTGGCGTCCGGGAAGGGGGCACTGGCCCAGAGTCTGGCCGACAGGCTCG GTATGTTGTATATGCCCGAGGTGGACGTGCACTACCTGGACAAAATGACCAAGGAGTCGGTGCCCCTGGACAAGGCTTACAACGGCAACTGTAGTTTGGAGAAGTTCTACATGGATCCCAAAGCCAAGGACGGCAACTCTTACCGCCTGCAGTCCTGGTTATACATCATGAGGCTTCTCCAGTACTCCGACGCCATGGAGCACCTGCTCGCAACAG GGCAGGGAGTGATCCTGGAGCGTTCTCCCTTCAGTGACGGCGTGTTTCTGGAGGCCATGTTTAGTCAAGGCTACATCAGGGCAGCGT GTGTGGAACATTATGAAGAGATCAAGAACATTAGCCTGTGTGAGTTCTTGCCGCCTCACCTGATTATCTACGTGGACAACCCTGTTGAAGAGGTGCAGAAGAACCTGAAAGCGTCTGGGAAA TCATATCTCCAGAATGTCCCACTCTCCTATCTCCAAAGCATCGAGACTGCGTACAAGAAGACCTTCCTGCCTAAGATCAG GGTGGATTCGGAAGTGATTTCCTATAATGCAAGAGAGACCCAGGACGTTGAGAAG ATTGCAGAGGACATCAAATTCCTGAAGTTCAATAAAGGTCCCTGGTTGGAACAGGACGACGTGACCTTCCACCACAAGCGAGTGCT GGTGGAAGACAAACGGAGAGTGGCCAACCTGACGTGCATCGCCCGGTACCTACCAGAGATCACCATCGGCGCTCACGACTTCGACAAAAACTACTATTCCTTCAGATCG
- the LOC143509525 gene encoding aryl hydrocarbon receptor-like, with product MLDNDRYAGKKRKKPVQKQKPAAAAVKSNPSKRHRDRLNCELDRLTTALPFPENVLSRLDKLSVLRLSVGYLKAKSFFNATRKKNGIEFPSENHLENSKTDPVSFSEGDMLLQALNGFVLVVTAEGYVFYASPTIQDYLGFHQSDVVYQSVFEFIHVDDRATFRRNLHFALNPNVLDIDQEGNAMENSSDITRNVVTYDPQHIPPENSSFLERNFVCRFRCLLDNSSGFLKLNFQGRLKLLHGQRRKAENGCLIQPQLALFAVATPVQTPAIVEIRTKTLIFQTKHKLDFTPIGIDTRGKVLLGYTEMELCMRGSGYQFIHAADMMYCADNHVRMIKTGESGMTVFRLLTKTGGWVWVQANARLVFKGGRPDFIIARQRALVNAEGEEYLRQRSMQLPFSLTTGEAVLYDAGPSLHETNPTMNSPHSSVLDGTEQKVSDLTSILGDVQSQEKSTYQKPGETQFTADDAFLDSWALFNVPSHSFGNETVNEKEEETVASVMDVLEHLAKDGDLLTALQHIEVDNTELRDWENAVLSMTKDQRSSDTLGLDEMLTNEIFSYVEDALSKETSTFVPPQPARPVALNGDSLAGHPWPLLANTTHSGGNFTAGHNCGSRRAINHDLRTQTQLNSVEMASVLFQEGVRITSATEDSKRRSPACPSDAVGISVPGHQEDSSLQSLLNNLSHVGQTDQEDTFPSSVLNNLSHSEQSGLVTYGSKDPVLFTQKNCCLKPTPGTVSINASSYLENVQNCTGESKMQDHTGSFCQSGPCPVNQTENMQINNPQNHFQHLSRPTVNNWNKMCLGTESHSPTLLSPFNSCATSDMNSCYPDLSKCPQHSTTQPIQQWQQVWPCQPGPSPVKGTFQASRSPGFPVVDVQQGSAESSSHVYHPPPDRLPADQCPPLSSCMFENHSPLATNAHQAYLRGQAVAIAAGYRTRPSNNSPPQASCYFQWMHNEPVVGTFSIPQEDACISPPSCHTPSAPVPADTLRAFQRYLGCSGQTQVEIVPGEDVFPHPVRVAGRYLSDNTQGNFCNF from the exons ATGTTGGATAACGACAGATATGCTGGCAAGAAGAGGAAGAAACCTGTCCAGAAGCA AAAACCTGCAGCGGCTGCCGTCAAGTCAAACCCATCGAAGAGACACCGGGATCGGCTGAACTGTGAACTGGACAGGCTGACCACCGCACTGCCCTTCCCAGAGAACGTGCTCTCCCGCCTGGACAAACTCTCCGTCTTGCGTCTGAGCGTGGGCTACCTGAAAGCAAAGAGCTTCTTCAACG CCACCAGGAAGAAAAATGGTATTGAGTTTCCCTCAGAGAATCACCTAGAAAACAGCAAAACGGATCCCGTGAGCTTCTCAGAGGGGGACATGCTGCTTCAG GCTCTCAATGGTTTTGTGCTGGTGGTCACGGCAGAGGGCTACGTCTTCTACGCATCACCAACCATTCAGGACTACCTTGGCTTCCATCAG TCAGATGTGGTCTATCAGAGTGTGTTTGAGTTCATCCATGTGGATGACAGAGCCACGTTCCGCCGAAACCTTCACTTTGCTCTCAACCCAAATGTGCTGGATATAGACCAGGAGGGGAACG CTATGGAGAACAGCAGTGACATCACAAGGAACGTTGTGACCTATGACCCTCAGCACATCCCACCAGAGAACTCGTCTTTCCTAGAGAGGAACTTTGTGTGCCGTTTCCGGTGCCTCCTGGATAACTCGTCTGGCTTTCTG AAACTGAACTTCCAGGGAAGGTTGAAGCTTCTCCACGGGCAGCGTCGGAAAGCTGAGAACGGTTGTCTGATTCAGCCCCAACTGGCCCTGTTTGCCGTTGCCACACCTGTGCAGACACCTGCTATTGTGGAGATCCGCACCAAGACGCTGATCTTTCAGACTAAACATAAGCTGGATTTTACGCCGATTGGCATTGACACCAG GGGTAAAGTTTTGTTGGGTTACACAGAAATGGAACTCTGCATGAGAGGATCCGGCTATCAGTTCATCCACGCTGCTGATATGATGTACTGTGCGGACAATCACGTTAGAA TGATAAAGACTGGAGAGAGTGGGATGACAGTTTTCCGATTGTTAACGAAGACCGGAGGATGGGTGTGGGTCCAGGCCAACGCCAGGCTCGTCTTCAAAGGAGGGCGTCCCGACTTCATAATCGCCCGCCAACGAGCTCTGGT GAATGCTGAGGGAGAAGAGTACTTACGTCAGAGGAGTATGCAGCTTCCGTTTAGCTTAACCACCGGAGAGGCCGTCCTCTACGATGCCGGTCCTTCCCTCCATGAAACGAATCCTACAATGAACAGCCCACACTCTTCCGTTCTCGATGGAACTGAGCAGAAGGTCTCAGATCTGACCTCCATTCTTGGGGACGTACAGAGCCAGGAGAAGTCCACCTATCAAAAGCCCGGCGAGACTCAGTTCACCGCAGACGACGCCTTCTTGGACAGCTGGGCTCTCTTTAATGTGCCCAGTCATTCCTTTGGAAATGAAACTGTAAATGAAAAGGAAGAAGAGACTGTTGCATCCGTGATGGATGTTTTGGAACATCTGGCTAAAGATGGAGACCTTCTCACAGCCCTCCAGCACATAGAGGTGGACAACACAGAACTGAGGGACTGGGAGAACGCTGTTCTCAGCATGACCAAAGACCAGAGGAGCAGTGACACCCTTGGTCTTGATGAAATGCTCACAAATGAGATTTTCTCCTATGTAGAGGATGCCTTGTCCAAGGAGACCAGTACCTTTGTTCCTCCACAACCAGCTCGTCCAGTTGCACTCAATGGTGACTCATTGGCTGGACACCCTTGGCCGTTGTTAGCAAATACAACACATTCTGGAGGCAATTTTACTGCAGGACACAACTGTGGGAGCAGAAGAGCAATCAACCATGATCTGAGAACCCAAACACAACTGAATTCTGTTGAAATGGCAAGTGTTTTGTTTCAAGAAGGGGTCAGAATAACCAGTGCAACTGAGGACTCAAAGAGACGTTCACCTGCCTGTCCGAGTGACGCAGTGGGGATCAGTGTGCCAGGACACCAGGAAGACTCGTCTCTCCAGAGTCTCTTGAATAACCTGTCACATGTAGGGCAGACTGACCAGGAAGACACGTTTCCCTCGAGTGTCTTGAATAACCTGTCACACTCAGAGCAGTCTGGCTTGGTCACGTATGGCAGCAAAGACCCGGTGTTGTTTACCCAGAAGAACTGCTGTCTCAAACCTACACCAGGTACAGTCAGCATTAATGCTTCCAGCTACTTGGAAAACGTCCAAAATTGCACAGGGGAGTCCAAGATGCAAGACCACACAGGGTCCTTCTGCCAGTCTGGGCCCTGCCCTGTAAATCAGACTGAAAACATGCAAATAAATAATCCACAAAATCATTTTCAACACCTCAGCCGACCAACGGTCAACAATTGGAACAAAATGTGTTTGGGCACAGAGAGTCACAGTCCGACATTATTATCACCATTCAACAGCTGTGCAACCTCGGACATGAATTCTTGTTACCCAGATCTGTCCAAATGTCCCCAGCACAGCACGACACAGCCGATCCAACAGTGGCAGCAGGTTTGGCCCTGCCAACCCGGTCCCAGTCCTGTCAAAGGCACTTTTCAAGCTTCGAGAAGTCCCGGGTTTCCTGTGGTGGATGTCCAGCAGGGAAGCGCTGAGAGCAGCAGCCACGTGTACCACCCCCCACCTGACAGACTGCCAGCTGACCAGTGTCCACCGCTCAGCAGCTGCATGTTTGAGAACCACTCGCCACTCGCCACAAACGCGCATCAAGCGTATCTCCGTGGCCAGGCAGTGGCCATCGCCGCTGGCTACAGAACAAGACCCAGCAACAACAGTCCTCCGCAGGCGTCTTGTTATTTCCAGTGGATGCACAATGAGCCGGTGGTGGGCACATTCTCAATTCCCCAAGAGGACGCCTGTATCAGCCCCCCGTCCTGTCACACCCCCTCTGCCCCAGTCCCTGCGGACACTCTGAGGGCCTTCCAGCGATACCTTGGTTGTAGTGGACAAACACAG GTTGAAATCGTTCCTGGTGAAGACGTGTTTCCTCACCCAGTACGTGTGGCGGGCCGGTATCTCTCTGACAACACCCAGGGCAACTTCTGCAACTTCTGA